The following are encoded in a window of Bacillus sp. SORGH_AS_0510 genomic DNA:
- a CDS encoding carbohydrate ABC transporter permease, translating into MEKKERRKTFSFAPFLFILPAIVPLIIFWVYPMGKSLLISFTNWDYVSPDYEFVGISNYTDLLTDPTFYSVLLNTFVFSMGVVIPCVAGGLLLALLVSGKSKGMGIYRTLIFSPWVTPTVAVSIVWSWIYEPKVGFANWVLNILHLPGLDWTSSSTWAMPAVIIVSIWKGIGWTMIFYLNALKKVPVSLYEAASLDGASKWRRFVHITVPIISPTTLFLVVITSIDALQAYDQIQVLTQGGPAGSTRTMLYFYYQTAFEEFNMGKATATAILLVLITAVFSFIQFLLSKRWVHYQ; encoded by the coding sequence ATAGAAAAAAAGGAAAGAAGGAAAACCTTCTCTTTTGCTCCCTTCCTGTTTATACTACCAGCCATTGTTCCATTGATAATCTTCTGGGTTTACCCAATGGGAAAATCCTTGCTTATAAGTTTTACAAATTGGGACTATGTAAGCCCCGATTATGAATTTGTTGGCATTAGTAATTATACAGACCTATTAACCGATCCAACCTTTTACTCCGTTCTCTTAAATACATTTGTGTTTTCAATGGGAGTTGTCATTCCCTGTGTTGCAGGAGGCTTATTGCTGGCTTTGTTAGTAAGTGGAAAGAGTAAGGGCATGGGGATTTATCGAACATTAATATTTTCACCATGGGTAACTCCCACTGTCGCCGTTTCCATTGTATGGTCATGGATTTATGAACCGAAAGTAGGATTTGCCAATTGGGTCCTTAACATACTTCACCTTCCAGGTCTAGATTGGACTTCCAGCTCAACTTGGGCTATGCCAGCTGTAATCATCGTTAGCATTTGGAAAGGGATAGGTTGGACAATGATTTTTTACTTAAATGCATTGAAAAAGGTTCCTGTTAGTCTTTATGAAGCGGCTTCATTAGATGGAGCAAGTAAATGGCGTCGATTTGTACATATTACGGTTCCAATCATTTCACCAACAACCCTATTCCTAGTAGTCATTACCTCAATTGACGCACTCCAGGCTTATGACCAAATTCAAGTGCTAACTCAAGGAGGTCCAGCTGGAAGTACTCGAACCATGCTTTATTTCTATTACCAAACAGCGTTTGAGGAATTTAACATGGGTAAGGCAACCGCAACGGCCATTCTTTTAGTGTTGATTACTGCGGTATTTTCGTTCATACAGTTTCTATTATCCAAACGTTGGGTGCATTACCAATAA
- a CDS encoding nucleotidyltransferase domain-containing protein — MKERILEEIKRLEEQHDIKICYVVESGSRAWGFPSKDSDYDVRFIYVHRQEWYLSIDEKRDVIELPINDLLDMNGWELRKALKLFRKSNPPLMEWLHSGIVYYQAFSLVDKMKVIQEKVFLPQSALYHYLNMAKGNYRDYLQGEQVKIKKYFYVLRPILACMWIEKYNSVPPILFLNLVEDLIEEGELKHQVLILLNRKMSGEELSLEQKLPVINDFIEKEIFRLEEYTKSLKGSKDNITPLLDELFREVLEEVWK, encoded by the coding sequence TTGAAGGAACGAATACTTGAAGAAATTAAAAGACTGGAAGAGCAGCATGATATAAAAATCTGCTATGTAGTAGAATCAGGCAGCAGGGCATGGGGATTTCCATCCAAGGATAGTGATTATGATGTCCGGTTTATTTATGTGCATAGACAAGAGTGGTATTTAAGTATTGATGAAAAGCGTGATGTGATCGAATTGCCCATCAATGACCTCCTCGATATGAACGGCTGGGAATTACGAAAAGCTCTCAAGCTTTTTAGAAAATCCAATCCGCCATTAATGGAGTGGCTGCATTCTGGTATTGTCTACTATCAAGCGTTTTCCCTTGTAGATAAAATGAAGGTAATCCAAGAGAAGGTTTTCCTGCCGCAGTCTGCACTTTATCATTATTTAAACATGGCGAAGGGCAATTATCGTGATTACCTACAAGGAGAGCAAGTAAAAATTAAGAAATATTTTTATGTCCTACGACCAATACTGGCTTGCATGTGGATTGAAAAATATAACTCTGTGCCGCCTATCCTGTTCCTGAATTTGGTCGAAGATTTAATTGAAGAAGGGGAGCTTAAACACCAAGTCCTCATATTATTAAATAGAAAAATGAGTGGGGAGGAGTTGAGCCTCGAACAAAAGCTTCCAGTAATTAACGATTTTATTGAGAAAGAAATTTTTCGGTTGGAAGAATATACTAAATCATTAAAAGGTTCGAAAGATAATATAACCCCATTATTAGACGAGTTATTCAGAGAAGTGCTAGAGGAAGTATGGAAATGA
- the pabC gene encoding aminodeoxychorismate lyase encodes MLIYLNGHFINKEDAKISPFDHGFLYGIGLFETFRVYDGHPFLLDDHLERLNQGLAEILIQQQYTRKEINNILQELLEKNQLTNAYIRLNVSAGLGEVGLQVEPYLQPNMIIFPKPLPPSGGLIEKKAVLLKVKRNSPEGNQRLKSHHYLNNVLAKREIGDFPDVEGIFLSEQGYLAEGIVSNLFWIKGNVLYSPSLHTGILNGITRQFVIKLGWKNNLQIREGHYSVEEALEADEMFVTNSIQEIVPITSFEGRNYPGKEGSWVQQFHQDYRQYSKNLWSRHSVGRV; translated from the coding sequence ATGTTGATCTACTTAAACGGCCATTTTATCAATAAAGAAGATGCGAAGATTTCTCCATTTGATCATGGTTTTTTATATGGCATCGGTTTATTTGAAACGTTCCGGGTGTATGACGGGCATCCATTTTTACTAGATGACCATCTAGAGCGGCTGAATCAGGGATTAGCAGAAATTTTGATACAGCAGCAATATACACGGAAAGAAATCAATAATATTTTGCAGGAATTATTAGAAAAAAACCAGCTGACAAATGCTTACATTCGCCTAAATGTCTCTGCCGGATTAGGCGAAGTGGGATTACAGGTAGAACCTTACCTCCAGCCGAATATGATTATTTTTCCTAAGCCATTACCACCTTCAGGGGGATTAATTGAAAAAAAGGCAGTACTGTTGAAAGTAAAGCGGAACAGCCCTGAAGGGAATCAACGTTTAAAGTCCCATCATTATTTAAATAATGTATTGGCAAAAAGAGAAATTGGCGATTTTCCAGATGTAGAAGGAATTTTTCTAAGTGAGCAAGGATATTTAGCTGAAGGCATTGTTTCTAATCTTTTTTGGATTAAAGGAAATGTCTTATATTCACCTTCTTTACATACCGGCATCTTAAATGGAATTACCCGCCAGTTTGTCATTAAATTAGGCTGGAAAAATAATTTGCAGATTCGAGAGGGGCATTATTCAGTTGAGGAAGCACTAGAAGCTGATGAAATGTTTGTCACTAATTCCATTCAAGAAATCGTCCCAATTACATCTTTTGAAGGACGCAACTATCCTGGTAAAGAGGGTTCGTGGGTTCAGCAGTTCCATCAGGATTATCGCCAATATAGTAAGAATCTTTGGTCCAGACACTCAGTAGGGAGGGTGTAG
- the pabA gene encoding aminodeoxychorismate/anthranilate synthase component II, with translation MIFMIDNYDSFTFNLVQYLGELGEELVVKRNNQTSIDEIEKLHPEFLMVSPGPCSPNEAGISLEAIRFFAGKIPIFGVCLGQQAIAQAFGGQVVQAERLMHGKTSEMYHDGKTMFQGLPNPFPATRYHSLIVKRETLPDCFEISAWTKEGEIMAIRHKDLPIEGVQFHPESIMTTCGKELLQNFVDHYKHTAILKEN, from the coding sequence ATGATTTTTATGATTGATAATTATGATTCCTTTACCTTTAACTTAGTTCAGTACCTGGGTGAACTTGGGGAAGAATTAGTTGTAAAACGCAACAATCAAACCTCAATCGATGAGATCGAGAAGCTGCACCCTGAATTTTTAATGGTTTCTCCAGGGCCGTGTAGTCCGAATGAAGCGGGAATCAGTTTGGAGGCAATCAGATTTTTCGCTGGTAAAATTCCGATTTTTGGCGTTTGTCTAGGTCAACAAGCAATTGCTCAAGCTTTTGGTGGACAAGTAGTCCAGGCAGAGAGGCTTATGCATGGAAAAACATCTGAGATGTACCACGATGGGAAGACGATGTTTCAAGGGTTGCCGAATCCTTTTCCAGCCACACGCTATCACTCGTTAATTGTAAAAAGAGAAACGTTGCCGGATTGCTTTGAAATCTCCGCTTGGACGAAAGAAGGGGAAATCATGGCGATTCGCCATAAGGACCTTCCGATTGAGGGCGTACAGTTCCATCCAGAATCCATCATGACGACCTGTGGGAAAGAGTTGTTGCAAAACTTCGTTGATCACTACAAACATACTGCTATTCTTAAGGAAAACTAA
- the pabB gene encoding aminodeoxychorismate synthase, component I, with the protein MKKLHLYSKKIPYTYSRFFKQYRALAENYTHHVLLESGRGGRYSIAAFQPETIFKGKNHELEIQNESGHQKLEGNPLHLLKEWMNQYQVDKIEGLPSFLGGAIGYISYDYARYIEQLPSIAKDDLGIPEIYFFIVKEWFVFDHQENLLWTFLLAENDEGTDQRLGYWEKRWLEEIPSVPNARETVKDLNQLQVSMTEEEFQQAVRKVQHYISQGDVFQVNLAVRQSKPMGVQAIDVYEQLRTLNPSPYMGYMHTPKFQLVSGSPELLVKKDGLEVSTRPIAGTRSRGKDHEEDIALANELIENEKERAEHVMLVDLERNDLGRVCRYGTVEVNEFMTIEKYSHVMHIVSNVRGELAEEKSCFDIIDAVFPGGTITGAPKVRTMEIIEELEPVQRGVYTGSLGWIDFSGDLELNIIIRTMLVKDGMAHVQAGAGIVIDSNPKHEYKESMKKAAALWKAKEMAEE; encoded by the coding sequence TTGAAGAAGCTTCATTTATATAGTAAAAAAATTCCTTACACCTATTCAAGGTTTTTTAAACAGTACCGTGCACTTGCTGAAAATTATACACATCATGTGCTTCTCGAGAGTGGTCGCGGCGGAAGATACAGCATTGCTGCATTTCAACCTGAGACCATTTTCAAAGGGAAAAATCATGAGCTCGAAATTCAAAATGAAAGCGGTCACCAAAAGTTGGAAGGGAACCCCCTTCACTTACTCAAGGAATGGATGAACCAGTATCAGGTTGATAAAATAGAAGGGCTCCCTAGCTTCCTTGGAGGAGCAATTGGGTACATCAGCTACGATTATGCTCGTTATATAGAACAACTTCCTAGTATAGCAAAAGACGACCTTGGCATTCCGGAAATCTACTTTTTCATTGTTAAGGAGTGGTTTGTGTTTGACCATCAGGAAAACCTGCTGTGGACTTTCCTCTTGGCAGAAAATGATGAAGGAACAGATCAACGATTAGGATACTGGGAAAAACGCTGGCTTGAGGAAATACCTTCTGTACCAAATGCTCGAGAAACTGTAAAGGATTTAAATCAGTTGCAGGTTTCGATGACCGAAGAGGAGTTTCAACAGGCAGTTAGGAAAGTTCAACACTATATTTCACAAGGGGATGTATTCCAGGTTAATCTGGCGGTGCGTCAATCAAAACCGATGGGAGTACAAGCGATTGACGTGTATGAACAATTAAGGACCTTGAATCCATCACCGTATATGGGGTATATGCATACACCAAAATTTCAGCTTGTCAGTGGATCACCAGAACTTCTTGTGAAAAAAGATGGATTAGAAGTAAGTACAAGGCCCATCGCAGGGACGCGTTCAAGAGGGAAGGACCATGAAGAAGATATTGCACTCGCTAACGAATTAATTGAAAACGAAAAAGAGCGAGCAGAGCACGTTATGCTTGTGGATTTAGAACGAAATGACCTTGGCAGAGTTTGCAGATACGGAACGGTTGAGGTCAATGAATTTATGACTATAGAAAAATACTCTCATGTGATGCATATTGTTTCCAATGTGAGAGGGGAATTGGCTGAAGAAAAGTCGTGCTTTGATATTATTGACGCGGTCTTCCCTGGCGGAACGATAACTGGTGCTCCGAAAGTGCGAACGATGGAGATCATCGAAGAGTTGGAGCCCGTTCAACGGGGTGTATATACTGGATCACTTGGCTGGATTGATTTTAGTGGCGACTTAGAATTAAATATTATTATCCGAACCATGCTTGTGAAGGATGGGATGGCACATGTGCAAGCAGGTGCAGGCATTGTCATCGATTCGAATCCTAAACATGAATATAAAGAATCTATGAAAAAAGCAGCGGCTTTATGGAAAGCAAAAGAAATGGCGGAGGAGTAA
- a CDS encoding IDEAL domain-containing protein → MEKKLLNSPQHSDENADAVVAEMFLNNVLLEFKKEKIRKEIDQTLIEGNKELFMKLTEELKKIS, encoded by the coding sequence ATGGAAAAGAAATTACTAAATTCACCACAACATTCGGATGAGAACGCAGATGCTGTAGTTGCTGAGATGTTTCTAAACAATGTCCTGCTTGAATTCAAAAAGGAGAAAATCCGAAAGGAAATCGACCAAACGTTAATAGAAGGAAACAAGGAACTATTCATGAAACTTACTGAAGAATTAAAGAAGATTTCTTAG
- a CDS encoding alpha/beta fold hydrolase, whose amino-acid sequence MEQTALTGYHPVNNIDVYYEFYPNPKSERTFVLLHGFLSSTFTFRHLISLLKKEYQVLSIDLPPFGKSAKCNRYVYSYKNLAQTVINLTESLGLKKMTFIGHSMGGQIVLNILHMMPDLADKAILLCSSAYLKRSKLPLVLTSYIPYFHLFVKYWFARTGVKKNLQEALYNHSIINDEMINGYLQPFLQDEIFIALTRMIRDREGDLPPEALKQIKTPCLLLWGDHDNSMPLKVGEKLNKDLVNSELVVLKETGHALPEERPFEVFEYIKGFLEKFQPAADH is encoded by the coding sequence ATGGAACAAACCGCCTTAACTGGCTATCATCCGGTCAATAACATCGATGTTTATTATGAGTTTTATCCGAATCCAAAATCCGAGCGTACTTTTGTTTTATTGCATGGTTTTCTTTCTTCCACCTTTACGTTTCGCCACCTCATTTCGTTACTAAAAAAGGAATATCAAGTGTTATCGATTGATCTTCCCCCATTTGGAAAAAGTGCAAAGTGTAACCGTTATGTGTATTCCTATAAAAACCTTGCACAAACTGTAATTAATTTAACGGAATCATTAGGATTAAAAAAGATGACCTTTATTGGCCATTCAATGGGGGGGCAGATTGTGCTGAATATCCTTCATATGATGCCTGATCTCGCTGACAAAGCTATACTTCTTTGCAGCTCAGCCTATCTTAAACGTTCAAAGTTGCCTTTAGTTCTGACAAGCTACATTCCCTACTTCCACCTTTTTGTAAAGTATTGGTTCGCAAGAACGGGTGTGAAGAAAAACCTGCAGGAGGCACTCTATAACCACTCCATCATCAATGATGAGATGATCAATGGTTATCTTCAACCATTTTTACAAGATGAAATCTTCATCGCACTGACAAGGATGATTCGTGACCGTGAAGGAGACTTGCCACCTGAGGCTCTTAAACAAATAAAAACTCCATGCTTACTGCTTTGGGGTGACCACGATAACTCCATGCCGCTAAAAGTCGGAGAAAAATTAAACAAGGATTTAGTGAACTCTGAGTTAGTCGTATTAAAAGAAACGGGTCATGCGCTGCCAGAGGAGCGGCCATTTGAAGTATTTGAATATATCAAAGGATTTTTAGAAAAATTCCAACC